A window of the Lepisosteus oculatus isolate fLepOcu1 chromosome 14, fLepOcu1.hap2, whole genome shotgun sequence genome harbors these coding sequences:
- the LOC138242515 gene encoding antigen WC1.1-like, translating into MTRDSPGADVPSSALPSSKTPDQLSLRLVGRGDDCAGRLEVYHNGSWGTVCDDSWDLADSEVVCRQLQCGTALSAPVPASFSQGTGPIWLDEVGCLGNESSLGECPSAWWGQHDCGHKEDVRILCSDHTLLRLSAGCSGQAEVYYNGTWGRICANSMTDFTVAVICKQLGCGDKGTVRETNSRLSPDPKWLDFVSCRKHDSTLWQCPSSPWGQNDCTDREVAEITCSGTEGRVMLCELVFCHF; encoded by the exons ATGACCAGAGATTCACCTGGAGCAG ACGTCCCTTCTTCAGCTCTTccctcttccaaaacaccag ATCAGCTATCCCTTAGGCTGGTTGGGAGAGGAGATGATTGTGCTGGGAGGCTGGAGGTTTATCACAAtggctcctgggggacagtgtgtgatgactcctgggacctggcaGACTCTGAGGTGGTGTGCAGGCAGCTCCAGTGTGGGACGGCCCTCAGTGCCCCAGTGCCGGCCTCCTTTAGCCAGGGAACTGGTcccatctggctggacgaggtgggCTGTCTGGGGAATGAGTCGTCCCTGGGGGAGTGTCCCTCAGCATGGTGGGGACAGCACGACTGTGGACACAAGGAGGATGTGAGAATCCTGTGTTCAG ATCACACTCTCCTGAGGCTATCTGCAGGCTGTTCAGGACAAGCAGAGGTTTACTACAATGGCACCTGGGGGAGAATCTGTGCCAACAGCATGACAGACTTCACAGTTGCAGTGATCTGtaaacagctgggctgtggagacaAGGGCACCGTCAGAGAGACAAACTCCAGGCTGAGCCCTGATCCCAAATGGCTGGACTTTGTCTCCTGTCGCAAACACGACTCCACCCTGTGGCAGTGTCCCTCCTCCCCCTGGGGTCAGAATGACTGCACAGATCGGGAAGTTGCTGAGATCACCTGCTCAGGTACAGAGGGAAGAGTAATGCTCTGTGAATTAGTGTTTTGCCATTTTTAG
- the LOC138242819 gene encoding uncharacterized protein, producing MEPLSRFQTNVQRAMSTEVNRDVQTHQRLETSLRVRPQTQRAIRKEVTGDSAKTGARPKTPRKHRLEKLAQVERGMAEQREGCHTETWGRSHRNASQPITRQETETQLWNYPKVPERDLQKDRAWTSSLAAHIPHCSPSHTPPGTPAHPGLTPVALWRLREGLQVELEGLLQEEEIRVRTWAQNMISSIQLDCLALYNEVLPDFESEGAYAGLGTGIMKQDNYEEVKEALKSYFENTMARCDLSEVDKCFRQAAAELDLILQKYLGDVVAEVCE from the exons ATGGAACCACTTTCTAGATTCCAGACCAAcgtccagagagct ATGTCTACAGAGGTGAACAGAGATGTCCAAACCCACCAGAGACTGGAGACAAGTTTGAGAGTCAGGCCCCAGacccagagagct ATCAGGAAGGAGGTAACAGGAGACTCAGCCAAAACAGGAGCCAGACCCAAGACCCCAAGAAAA caccgcctggagaaACTCGCTCAAGTCGAGAGAGGAATGGCCGAGCAGAGAGAAGGGTGTCACACCGAGACCTGGGGCAGATCCCACAGGAAC GCTAGCCAGCCAATCACCAGGCAGGAGACCGAGACCCAGCTGTGGAACTACCCTAAGGTCCCGGAGAGGGATCTGCAGAAGGACAGGGCATGGACCTCCTCCTTGGCAGCCCACATACCCCATTGCTCGCCCTCTCACACACCCCCTGGTACACCCGCTCACCCGGGCCTGACCCCAGTGGCCCTGTGGCGGCTCAGGGAGGGCCTGCAGGTCGAGCTGGAGGGGCTGCTCCAGGAGGAGGAGATACGGGTGCGGACCTGGGCTCAGAACATGATATCATCTATCCAGCTGGACTGCCTGGCGCTGTACAATGAAGTCCTGCCTGACTTTGAATCAGAGGGTGCATACGCGGGATTG GGCACAGGAATCATGAAGCAGGACAACTATGAGGAGGTGAAAGAGGCGCTGAAATCCTACTTCGAAAATACAATGGCCAGGTGTGACTTATCTGAGGTGGACAAGTGCTTCCGCCAGGCAGCAGCCGAGCTTGACCTTATCCTGCAGAAGTACCTGGGAGATGTTGTGGCCGAGGTCTGTGAATAG